A window from Ignavibacteriota bacterium encodes these proteins:
- a CDS encoding phosphatidylglycerophosphatase A — MNKIKKIIGTGFFSGFIPKAPGTFGSLFALFFYLVPGFENPIFLISIIIFSVLIGIPIGNYFEKTYGKDPQIFTLDEFIGTWISLLFVPKIYYIIIPTFIIWRILDILKPYPANIVENISGGLGIILDDVISGMYSLIIMHIFITIFF, encoded by the coding sequence ATGAACAAAATAAAAAAAATTATTGGAACCGGATTTTTTTCTGGATTTATTCCAAAAGCTCCGGGAACGTTTGGAAGTTTATTTGCACTTTTTTTTTATTTAGTTCCGGGTTTTGAAAATCCAATATTTCTAATTTCAATAATTATTTTTTCGGTTTTAATTGGAATTCCAATTGGAAATTATTTTGAAAAAACTTATGGTAAAGATCCTCAAATTTTTACTCTTGATGAATTTATCGGAACTTGGATTTCGTTATTATTTGTGCCTAAAATTTATTATATCATAATTCCTACATTCATAATCTGGAGAATTCTTGATATTCTAAAACCTTATCCAGCAAATATTGTAGAAAACATTTCCGGTGGATTGGGAATTATACTTGACGATGTAATTTCTGGAATGTATTCCTTAATAATTATGCATATATTTATAACTATATTTTTTTGA